In Ovis canadensis isolate MfBH-ARS-UI-01 breed Bighorn chromosome 11, ARS-UI_OviCan_v2, whole genome shotgun sequence, the DNA window CCTTTCCATGCTGCCTCCATTCCGTTATTAATTCCTTCACTTTGTAATGACTGGCTCATTTGTCTGTTACCTGTCATCCCTTGCTAGAAGGTAAGCTCTAAGATGGCAGGGGTCCTGTCTTGTTCAATGttgtatccccagtgcctggcacagaggaggtgtttaataaatatttgttagaagaCTGGATGCAAGATTGAATGAATTAAATGGTGAATACTAGGGACTTAGTGGTGGCTGACTCATGCCTGTCTCCGACTTTAGGTTGCTCATATCTGAATGACTGTGGTCTGCATTTGTTGGGGGTTGCTGGTTGGGGGAGAGGTTGCTTTCCCACCAGTTCCCTTACCCATTCCCAGACACACCCCTGACCCCCATGTTCTGGGGTTTGGTGCGCCAGGCAAACTGAAGCCACCTCTGACCTTCTCATCCACTCAGTGCCCTTGGTGTCCAAGATCTGCCCCAGTGACACCTACAAAGTGTGGAAGAGTGGACAGAACCTTCGGGTAGACACCACACTCCTGGGCTTTGACCACATGACGTGGCAGCGAGGGAACCGCAGCTTCATCTTCAGGGGCCAAGGTCAggcaggtgggaggcagggccgggtggggaggctggggacACCCCCACGTGAGCCCTGACTCCCTGAGCTCTTCTGGGGCTGGCAGACGCGAGTGCCGTGGTTATGGAGATTGACCACGACCGCCGCGTGGTGTACACGGAGACCCTGGCTCTGGCCGGGCAGGACCGTGAGCTGCTTCTGGCTGCTGCGCAGCCCACGGAGGAGCAGGTGCTGAGCCGGCTCACTGCACCTGTCGTCACTACGCAACTGGACACCAGGAACATCTCCTTTGAGAGGTAAGTGGGCGTGCCTTGGGAAGCCTGGAGCCAGCCTGGTGGATGCCCCCTGACCTAGACCACTCTGCTTCCCCAGGAACAAGACAGGCATCCTGGGCTGGCGCAGTGAGAAGACCGAGATAGTGAATGGGTATGAAGCCAAGGTGAGGTCACAGTTCCGAGGTGCCAGATCCACCACACTCTTGCCTACAGTGAGCGGGACAGGGGCTTCCTGACCAGTTTCTAAGCCTTGGAGGTACAGAGACAATACAGTctggagggaagagcctgagACTAACAGGcaactgatgagaagagctggccTTTACTGGTCCACCTAATACtacattcaggcttccctggcggctcagggtaaagaatctgcctgccaatacaggggatgcaggtttgatccctgggttgggaagatcccctggagaaggaaatggcaacccactctagtattcttgatcgggaaatcccatggagaagcctggtgggctacagtccatggagttgcaagagtcagacatgatgtagCAAGTAAAACGAAAACATTACATTCACGTGCAGTGCtctattttgacattttaaatgtctgtgcgtgtatgtatgtgtgtcagttgtacacatgtacacatgtctATGTACATATGTGCGTATatctcacacacactcatttaatcctcacaacaaccctttAAGGTAGGTGCttttattattcccactttacagatggttTACAAAAGGTTGATTTTAATCAACCTTTCTATGGTTtcccatttaatcttcacaacaactctaTGAAGTAGAGTACTGGCCCATTTTATGAAGACAAAGCAGAAGCTTAAAATGATTAAGTAACCGGCACAGGGTCGGCCAGATCTGCTGGCTGACTCCAAAGCCAGGCCTTCACGCCTGAGCAGACTGTTGAGGGAGGTCTCCCACAGTCACTAATGGGACCCTCACATCACCCACGTGGGGTCACATGGTGAAGAGGCTAACCAGTGCAGGGCtctgtgttgttgctgtttcctcctggaGGCCTTCCCTGGTTCACAGGCTAGGTtatggtctctgctttttattcccACAGTCCTGTGCTTCTCCATCTAGAGGACATGTCACACTGGGTTATTACCATCCACTGTCTTCTTGTCTTTTCAAAAAGACTTTGAGCCTCAAGAGGACAGGGATCATGTCTGGCCATGCTTGTTCATCACTGTATCCCTGATGCCTGCCTCAGTGCCTGGCCTAGAAATGGTCCTCACaaaatgtctgttgaatgaataggaaaatgaatgaataacttcATATAATTACTTGCCCAAAGGCCTGGACTGGAACAAACGGTACCTCCCTCCCCTGATCATTCCTTAAAGGAAATGTTTGTGATGCccttgggggcaggggcagggacagAAGTACCAAAGCTGTCAGCGAGTCCTTCCCTCGTCTGTCCCCAGGTATATGGGGCATCCAACGTGGAGCTCATCACGCGGACACGGACAGAACATCTTTCAGAACAGCACAAGGGCAAGGTCAAAGGTAATCAGGCAGAggtgggtgggggatggggaaaaGGGGTGTGGGGAGGAACCAGCTCCCACATGAGCCCCTCTAATCAGTATTTCCTCTGACACACTAGCAAGAGTCCGGATAGCTTACTCAGGCAAGTAGGCTTCAATTAAAATGCCAAATCCTAGTGATTGGTAGTGGCTGCCTAGAGTGCTGATAAGATTCTAAGGCATCATTTGGGCTCAATGGGAAGGGATGCTGTAATTGATTACTAATATCTGCACTGGATTTGTGGGTGGGGGGATGTCACGTATACTATCAGCCATTCCAGTCTAATAGGACACACCGGAGGCAGGAAGACATGGGCCCTGCTGCTAATTCTCTGTGCCCACTGATACTACACCTGACTCTCTAGGCACCAGTTAGTCTGTTTAAAGTGGGAAAATGGAATTCCCACCTCAcaagagaacaaaatgaagttaCTACGGAAGCCCctgaaggaaaacacacacatgcataccccCAAACTGCTCCCAGGTATTTTTTGTCCAGTGTCACAGCCTGGAGAGTGACATTTGGGGAAGTCTCTCCTGAGCCCCAGGCCTACTTTTATTCCAGCTGCCCCTGCCCCCTTGGAGTCCTCAGGCACCTTCAGGTGAAGGTGCCTGCCTGAGTGTGTGGTGTGGGTGagccaccctccctccccaccagggACCAGCCTCCTCCCTGGGTCTTGGGTGCTGTCCCTTCTGAGGGGCTGCAGTGTCCTCTGAGATGTCGTGTTTCTCGTAGGTTGTAAGACACCTCTGCAGTCCTTCCTGGGAATTGCTGAGCAGCATGGGGGCCCCCAAAACGGGGTGAGTGTGTGCCAGGGGTACCCCTGTGTAGAAGGGCGTGGATGGGGATCGGGAGGAGGCATCCTGTGTGGACTTGCTTTCTTTCCACAATGCCCAAGGCCCTGTCGGCTCCACAGTGGTGGGGAGTTGGGGGGAAAGGAGACAGATTTGGGACTTGTAATACCAGGTGGCTGGCCTGGCCTCGGGAACTGAGAAGGGCTCATGAGCTCCTCCCTGTGTGGTTTTACAGACCCTGATCACTCAGACCCTGAGCCAAGCCAACCCCACTGCCATCACTGCAGAAGAGTACTTCAACCCCAACTTTGAGCTTGGAAACCGTGACATGGGTCGCCCCATGGAACTGACCACCAAAACACAGAAGTGAGGGCCCCtgctggggctgggcagggctgggggaggggtcgTGGCTTCTACAATGGCCCTCACCCTTTGGTATctgcggggtggggggcaggttcAAGGCCAAGCTGTGGCTGTGTGAGGAGCATCCCCTGTCCCTGTGTGAGCAGGTGGCCCCCATCATTGACCTCATGGCCGTCAGCAACGCACTTTTCGCCAAGCTCCGGGATTTCATTACCCTGCGCCTGCCTCCGGGATTCCCCGTCAAGATTGGTGAGGCCTCTACTCTCGTTCCTCTTGAGCTGCTCTGGGGAGAGTGGGGCTTCTCAGGAGGTTAAGAGGGGGTACCCGCGGTGGGAgggagtgggtgggggtggtgcCTGATGGGTTTGCTCATCCTCAGAAATTCCGATTTTCCACATCCTCAACGCCCGCATCACCTTCGGGAACCTCAATGGCTGTGACGAGCCGGTGCCGTTGGTGAGAGGCAGTCCCAGCAGCGAGACCCCTTCCCCAGGCAGCGACTCCTCCAGCGTCAGCAGCTCCAGTTCCACCAGTGAGACCCCAAGCCCGCCCTCACTACCCCCACTCCCCTGGCCCCCACCGAGCGCTTTCCTGGGGAGCGGGCAGGAGGGGGCGGTCTGGTCCACTCTgaccccctccccgcctccccggcCTGGCGCCCCCAGCCTCGTGCCGCGGCTGCGAGATCTCCCCCGCGTTGTTCGAGGCCCCGCGCGGCTACAGCGTGCTGGGCGGCCAGCGAGAGGCCACCACCCGCGAAGACGACGACGACCTGCTACAGTTCGCCATCCAGCAGAGCCTGCTTGAGGCGGGCAGTGAGTACGACCAGGTGCGTCCCCGGAGGCCGCGCGGAGGGCTCCCCACCGGGACCACGGCGCCGCCACCACAGCTAACGGGCTCAAACCGCGCCCCGCAGGTCACCATCTGGGAGGCGCTCACCAACAGCAAACCGGGCACTCACCCCATGTCCTACGAAGGCCGCCGGCAGGACAGGTCGGTGCCCGCCCGTCCCGAGAGGGTTTTGAAGCGTCtatgcccccacccccgcctccacaCACAGAGAACACGACCGGGACCCTGTCCACGGCGCGTCCGGCCACTGCCAGCTGGGCAGCCCCCCATGGCCCAGAGAAACCACGGTCCCCTCGTTGGGGACCCTGCTGGTGTCAAGGTGGCGTCCTTTCCCAACCCAAAGGCGGCCTGAGAGCTTTCACAGATCCTCTGGTGGGTGGCGAGGCCCGCGGTGTCTGAGGGCCTCCACGCTGCCTCCTGCCGCGCTTCTGGGCAGAGGGGCCCTAGACGTCTCTTTACCTGTCCCGCAGGAGCGCTCCGCCCACGCCGCAGCGCCAGCCCGTACCTCGCGCAGCCCTGGCGTCGGTCCCCAGCCCTCGGCCCAGCCCGCGCCCAGGCCCGGGCAGCCACGTGTTCCGGAGCTACGACGAGCAGCTGCGGCTGGCCATGGAGCTGTCTGCGCAGGAGCAGGAGGAGCGGCGGCGGCGCGCgcgccaggaggaggaggag includes these proteins:
- the ANKRD13B gene encoding ankyrin repeat domain-containing protein 13B; translation: MIPANASARKGPEGKYPLHYLVWHNRHRELEKEVRAGQVDIEQLDPRGRTPLHLATTLGHLECARVLLAHGADVGRENRSGWTVLQEAVSTRDLELVQLVLRYRDYQRVVKRLAGIPVLLEKLRKAQDFYVEMKWEFTSWVPLVSKICPSDTYKVWKSGQNLRVDTTLLGFDHMTWQRGNRSFIFRGQDASAVVMEIDHDRRVVYTETLALAGQDRELLLAAAQPTEEQVLSRLTAPVVTTQLDTRNISFERNKTGILGWRSEKTEIVNGYEAKVYGASNVELITRTRTEHLSEQHKGKVKGCKTPLQSFLGIAEQHGGPQNGTLITQTLSQANPTAITAEEYFNPNFELGNRDMGRPMELTTKTQKFKAKLWLCEEHPLSLCEQVAPIIDLMAVSNALFAKLRDFITLRLPPGFPVKIEIPIFHILNARITFGNLNGCDEPVPLVRGSPSSETPSPGSDSSSVSSSSSTTSCRGCEISPALFEAPRGYSVLGGQREATTREDDDDLLQFAIQQSLLEAGSEYDQVTIWEALTNSKPGTHPMSYEGRRQDRSAPPTPQRQPVPRAALASVPSPRPSPRPGPGSHVFRSYDEQLRLAMELSAQEQEERRRRARQEEEELERILRLSLTEQ